In Erigeron canadensis isolate Cc75 chromosome 1, C_canadensis_v1, whole genome shotgun sequence, a single window of DNA contains:
- the LOC122585255 gene encoding UDP-glycosyltransferase 75C1-like — protein sequence MTNRKKFLIVCNPAQGLINPALQFANRLVEHGIDVTFCTGLSGVQRIDKETVPHGITFAPFSDGSDNGIQPTLQQSVKDLETKGVCAVAELLSSATTAGQPFECLVYTSIIPWGARVANSHGIKSALLWCQSATTLDIYYYYCNGYQNLISSNNDNPTFPISLPGLPPLTIADLVSFMLSSSPKEYAFILPHLLEHIYALELSPTILVNTFDELEFESIRATKKLEFIPVGPLVPLDFLNGKDLSEILPEPKADYIQWLDTKAKSSVVYISFGTLASLSMEQLEQIANGLLESGKSFLWVIREGDKAKRLNKLEELENLGMIVGWCSQMVVLSHKSIGCFVTHGGWNSTMESLVAAIPTVVFPQWSDQPIDAKLIQDVWKTGVRVKTREGDGMLEGKEFRRCVETVIGNVQMKINAQKWSSFARKALRDGGSSAVNFQAFLENV from the coding sequence ATGACAAACCGTAAGAAATTCCTGATTGTTTGTAATCCAGCCCAAGGCCTTATCAACCCAGCCCTCCAGTTTGCTAACCGCCTTGTCGAACATGGTATTGATGTCACCTTTTGCACCGGTCTCTCTGGCGTTCAGCGCATAGACAAAGAAACCGTCCCTCATGGCATTACATTCGCTCCCTTCTCTGACGGCTCTGACAATGGTATACAACCAACCCTGCAACAATCTGTCAAAGATCTTGAAACAAAAGGTGTTTGTGCAGTTGCAGAACTCTTAAGCTCTGCAACTACTGCAGGCCAACCATTTGAATGTCTAGTATACACCTCTATTATACCATGGGGAGCACGCGTGGCAAATTCCCACGGTATTAAGTCAGCTCTCTTGTGGTGCCAGTCAGCTACTACCTTAGATATATACTACTACTATTGTAATGGATATCAGAATTTGATCTCCAGTAATAACGACAACCCAACATTTCCAATCAGTTTACCTGGGCTCCCACCACTCACCATTGCCGATTTAGTGTCGTTTATGTTGTCGTCTAGCCCAAAGGAATATGCCTTCATTCTACCTCATTTGCTGGAACATATTTATGCACTAGAATTATCTCCAACAATACTTGTGAACACTTTTGATGAACTAGAATTCGAGTCCATACGAGCAACTAAGAAACTCGAGTTCATCCCTGTTGGACCCTTAGTCCCTTTGGACTTCTTAAACGGAAAGGACTTATCAGAGATTTTGCCGGAACCAAAAGCTGATTACATCCAATGGTTAGACACAAAAGCTAAATCTTCAGTTGTGTATATTTCATTTGGGACGCTAGCAAGTTTATCAATGGAGCAATTAGAGCAGATAGCAAATGGATTATTGGAGAGTGGCAAGTCATTTTTATGGGTGATAAGGGAGGGTGACAAAGCAAAAAGATTGAACAAGTTAGAGGAACTGGAAAACCTCGGCATGATAGTGGGTTGGTGTTCTCAAATGGTGGTGTTGAGCCACAAATCGATTGGATGTTTTGTAACGCATGGTGGTTGGAACTCCACAATGGAGTCATTAGTGGCCGCTATTCCTACAGTGGTGTTTCCACAATGGTCAGATCAGCCAATCGATGCAAAACTTATTCAAGATGTGTGGAAAACAGGGGTTAGGGTGAAGACGAGGGAAGGGGATGGTATGCTGGAAGGGAAGGAGTTTAGGAGGTGTGTGGAAACAGTGATTGGAAACGTCCAGATGAAGATAAATGCACAGAAATGGAGCTCTTTCGCAAGAAAAGCTCTTAGAGATGGCGGATCATCAGCCGTCAACTTCCAAGCGTTCTTGGAAAATGTTTGA
- the LOC122604521 gene encoding uncharacterized protein LOC122604521 — translation MDHSTSREQDINFDLESGTGAIHRNDEGCPDLSLDDKLAKTIFLKLCDGFTCVDDGSVKLHMNSINVDEGSPENTAKVLMDTNSKIKKATSAKKPPRPPGGFSLYASDKKLIKELAELAMIKRARIERMKALKQKKALKISSSPSSSSSSSHGSFFAMLFTIIFFLVICLQGRRSDVTIQGSHKIIQTNGGGLLAMQNQLSLTTSDFVSANSKSSTLF, via the exons ATGGATCATTCGACTTCAAGAGAACAAGATATCAATTTTGATCTCGAGAGTGGTACTGGCGCAATTCATAGAAATGATGAGGGATGCCCGGATCTTAGTTTGGATGATAAACTTgctaaaacaatttttttaaagttatgtgacGGATTTACGTGTGTAGATGATGGTTCAGTTAAATTGCACATGAATTCAATAAACGTCGATGAGGGTTCTCCAGAGAATACTGCAAAAGTGTTAATGGACACAAATTCTAAGATTAAAAAGGCTACTAGTGCGAAAAAACCACCTAGACCTCCTGGAGGCTTTTCATTGTATGCTTCTGATAAGAAACTAATTAAAGAGCTTGCTGAACTTGCCATGATCAAACGGGCGAGAATTGAGCGTATGAAGGCACTCAAGCAAAAGAAGGCTTTGAAGATTTcctcatcaccatcatcatcgtcatcatcatcacatgGCAGTTTTTTTGCCATGCTTTTTACCATCATCTTCTTCCTGGTGATATGTCTCCAAG GCCGAAGATCGGATGTAACTATACAGGGTTCTCATAAGATTATTCAAACAAACGGAGGTGGCTTATTAGCTATGCAGAATCAGTTAAGTTTAACCACTAGTGACTTTGTTTCGGCCAATTCTAAATCTTCAACTCTGTTTTGA
- the LOC122606793 gene encoding uncharacterized protein LOC122606793 → MCSSRLLLWRTLVIRSLHYCCVVDSDDDPVKDYYKFSSVLPRKLEEGLPGKTLTTYQSHFCRNLCRPRKVGSILEIHSGSAKCSCFTICLKSVHTADLDYAFEFFWPRGRNYLIVLESLLSILKMCLPSFKFPFGAELGEELCILDVENSTKSISGSFKIFKGDRLSNTLGAMEETRSIADEAGQQYESTLEESERGTNDQWLRPKHAKRKLSGLSDGEDEADIDRFWDSDHDMLIEVYYKNEFALFHLCSSYTLANVRKIIEEKFMLDPGTYGLGYQTKEWGWAVLNTDEKLANCKKHSRRDQKSRFKVSVLPLPPRGFSVQHAKPLYELFSGKRKFLSTKVSK, encoded by the exons ATGTGTTCTTCACGTCTTCTTCTTTGGAGGACCCTTGTCATACGAAGCCTACATTATTGTTGTGTTGTTGACTCAGATGATGACCCTGTTAAGGATTATTATAAATTCTCTAGTGTTCTTCCAAGAAAATTGGAGGAGGGTCTTCCTGGGAAGACACTTACAACTTATCAATCACACTTCTGCAGAAATCTTTGTAGGCCGAGGAAGGTCGGAAGCATTTTGGAGATACACTCCGGCAGTGCTAAATGCAGTTGTTTTACGATATGCTTGAAGAGCGTCCACACTGCAGATCTTGATTACGCCTTCGAGTTCTTCTGGCCACGAGGTCGAAACTACTTAATCGTGTTGGAGTCTCTGCTGTCAATACTAAAGATGTGTCTGCCAAGTTTTAAGTTTCCTTTTGGTGCCGAACTTGGTGAAGAATTATGCATTTTGGATGTTGAGAATTCTACAAAAAGTATAAGCGgatctttcaagattttcaaaggGGACAGATTGTCAAATACACTTGGAGCCATGGAAGAAACAAGGTCTATTGCTGATGAGGCCGGACAGCAATACGAAAGCACCTTGGAAGAATCTGAAAGGGGCACCAATG ATCAGTGGCTGCGACCAAAGCATGCGAAGAGAAAGTTATCCGGCCTGTCTGACGGTGAGGATGAAGCTGACATTGACCGGTTTTGGGATTCTGATCATGACATGCTAATAGaagtatattataaaaatgaattcGCCCTATTCCATCTCTGTAGCTCATATACACTCGCAAATGTTAGGAAGATTATTGAGGAGAAATTTATGTTGGATCCTGGCACTTACGGCTTGGGTTACCAGACTAAGGAGTGGGGCTGGGCTGTTCTAAATACAGATGAAAAATTGGCAAACTGCAAAAAACACTCTAGAAGGGACCAGAAGAGTCGTTTTAAAGTTAGTGTGCTGCCATTACCACCAAGGGGATTCTCAGTTCAACATGCTAAGCCACTATATGAACTCTTCTCaggtaaaagaaaatttttatcAACCAAAGTTAGCAAGTAA
- the LOC122594518 gene encoding uncharacterized protein LOC122594518 → MQEFSCGFRLNIVLTHSIHTSSRLFNYDDIVGNIGDINPESANKGKTTSANNTTKSSKRVRVTRSEPNPEVSNLAHSARPTPIAQIPANITISTALDQATMLLKTVQEKVIEENQKIAILFEEKRLMAGDIKALKTELSKVKQNYADAMANRDYYAGRSKKLWIFRLRYIRTLLLVLFSKPRSQWLPKRRKKVSKVRNGKWQNGRIR, encoded by the exons ATGCAGGAATTTTCTTGTGGTTTTAGACTAAATATAGTTCTAACCCATTCTATTCATACCAGCTCTAGACTTTTCAACTATGATGACATTGTTGGCAACATTGGGGATATCAATCCTGAATCTGCCAATAAGGGCAAAACTACTTCTGCAAATAACACTACTAAGTCATCTAAGCGTGTTAGGGTTACCCGTTCAGAACCAAACCCTGAAGTCAGCAATTTGGCCCATTCTGCTCGTCCTACCCCTATTGCTCAGATTCCTGCTAATATAACTATTAGCACCGCTCTAGACCAGGCTACAATG TTATTGAAAACAGTTCAAGAAAAAGTCATCGAAGAGAATCAAAAGATAGCCATACTATTTGAAGAAAAGAGATTGATGGCGGGAGATATCAAGGCTCTAAAAACTGAATTGTCAAAAGTCAAGCAAAACTATGCTGATGCGATGGCGAATCGTGACTACTATGCGGGAAGGTCAAAGAAGCTCTGGATCTTTAGACTCAGGTATATAAGGACACTGCTTCTCGTGTTGTTCTCCAAGCCAAGATCACAATGGCTGCCGAAGCGGAGAAAGAAGGTTTCCAAAGTGAGAAATGGAAAGTGGCAGAATGGAAGGATAAGGTAG
- the LOC122580393 gene encoding phloretin 4'-O-glucosyltransferase-like: MTTHRKFLIVCYTGQGHISPALQFATRLVKLGVNDVTLCANVSSIRRIDKETTPHGITFAPFSDGHDDGVQPTTTLEQFVSDHETNGVSAVAELISSAKAAGKPFEHLVFTTAVPWAARVANAHGTKSTLLWCQSATILDIYYYYANGYQNLISRNNDNPKFPIILPGLPSLTIDDLSSFMMSSCPTEHNFILPGMLDHIHVLEISPKVLVNTFDELEYESIRATKKLELIPIGPLVSLEFLEGKDLDNYSDRPKDDYIQWLNTKAESSVVYVSFGTVAIFSMEQLEEVANGLLESGKSFLWVIRDGEKAKRLSKLEELEKLGMIVGWCAQMVVLRHKSIGCFVTHGGWNSALESLVAAVPTVVYPQWSDQPNDAKMIQDVWKTGVRVKTREGDGMLEAKEIQRCVDMVMGNENMKRNAEKWSALAREAQRDGGSSTVNLQAFLENA, from the coding sequence ATGACAACCCACAGGAAATTCCTAATTGTTTGCTATACAGGGCAAGGCCATATCAGCCCAGCCCTCCAGTTTGCCACCCGCCTCGTCAAACTGGGAGTGAATGATGTCACCCTTTGCGCCAATGTCTCTTCCATTCGACGAATTGACAAAGAAACCACTCCTCATGGCATAACATTCGCTCCATTCTCTGATGGTCATGACGATGGAGTTCAACCAACAACCACCCTGGAGCAGTTTGTTTCAGATCATGAAACAAACGGCGTTTCTGCTGTTGCGGAACTCATAAGCTCCGCGAAAGCTGCAGGCAAACCATTTGAACATTTAGTCTTCACCACTGCAGTACCGTGGGCAGCACGTGTGGCAAATGCCCATGGTACCAAGTCAACTCTCTTGTGGTGCCAGTCAGCCACTATCTTAGATATATACTACTACTATGCTAATGGATATCAAAATTTGATATCTAGAAATAACGACAACCCAAAGTTCCCCATCATTTTACCTGGGTTGCCATCACTCACGATTGATGACTTATCGTCGTTTATGATGTCGTCTTGCCCAACGGAACATAATTTCATTCTACCGGGTATGTTAGATCATATCCATGTACTTGAAATATCTCCAAAAGTACTTGTGAACACTTTTGATGAACTAGAATATGAGTCCATACGAGCAACTAAGAAACTCGAGTTAATTCCTATTGGACCCTTAGTCTCACTAGAATTTTTAGAAGGTAAGGACTTGGACAATTACTCAGATAGACCAAAGGATGATTACATCCAATGGTTAAACACAAAAGCTGAATCGTCGGTTGTGTATGTTTCATTTGGGACAGTAGCGATTTTCTCAATGGAGCAGTTAGAAGAGGTTGCAAATGGATTGTTGGAGAGTGGCAAGTCATTTTTATGGGTGATAAGAGATGGTGAAAAAGCAAAAAGATTGAGCAAGTTAGAGGAATTGGAAAAACTTGGGATGATAGTGGGTTGGTGTGCTCAAATGGTGGTGCTGCGTCACAAATCAATCGGATGTTTTGTAACACACGGTGGGTGGAACTCTGCGTTGGAGTCATTAGTGGCAGCTGTTCCTACAGTGGTGTATCCACAATGGTCTGATCAGCCAAATGATGCAAAGATGATTCAAGATGTGTGGAAAACCGGAGTTAGGGTGAAGACGAGGGAGGGGGATGGAATGTTGGAAGCGAAGGAGATTCAGAGGTGCGTGGACATGGTGATGGGAAATGAGAACATGAAGAGAAATGCAGAGAAATGGAGCGCATTGGCAAGAGAAGCTCAGAGAGATGGTGGATCATCCACTGTCAACCTTCAAGCTTTCTTGGAAAATGCTTGA